Proteins encoded by one window of Rhodohalobacter sp. SW132:
- a CDS encoding GntR family transcriptional regulator — translation MKLKDGIPRHAQITNWLRTQIEAGEFKPDEKLPSENELAKKFDVSRVTIRRALQSLESESIIYRCQGLGSFVSDERAPHNLIRLTDFNEDMAKAGLKASSEVRDFITVDAPDWLAGILEIEEGTKVIRIDRLRLGDGEPVAFDSTWLPILYGQLLDKENLGETTIYRQLEENYDIPIVRGCYRMTAEIADDQLASDLKVPKNSPLLLIDRTSFTIGGKAVYYQKRFYRSDKVIYEMTLERNQNDPTSTEMPLKEFVPVFKSQ, via the coding sequence ATGAAATTAAAGGACGGTATACCGCGACACGCACAGATCACCAACTGGCTTCGAACCCAAATTGAAGCAGGTGAGTTTAAACCGGATGAAAAGCTCCCTTCTGAAAATGAACTGGCCAAAAAGTTTGATGTAAGCAGGGTAACGATCCGCAGAGCCCTTCAGTCGCTTGAAAGTGAATCCATAATATATCGGTGCCAGGGGCTTGGATCTTTTGTTAGCGATGAGCGGGCGCCTCATAATCTGATTCGCCTAACCGATTTTAACGAGGATATGGCCAAAGCCGGGTTGAAAGCTTCATCGGAAGTTCGTGATTTTATAACGGTGGATGCACCCGACTGGCTGGCCGGTATCCTGGAGATCGAAGAGGGCACAAAAGTGATACGCATCGACCGGCTGAGGCTGGGCGACGGTGAGCCGGTGGCGTTCGACAGCACATGGCTGCCCATTCTATACGGACAGCTTCTGGATAAAGAGAATCTTGGCGAGACCACCATTTATCGCCAGCTCGAAGAGAATTACGATATTCCCATTGTTCGCGGATGCTACCGGATGACTGCCGAAATAGCGGATGATCAGCTTGCGTCTGATCTGAAAGTCCCCAAAAATTCACCGCTGCTGCTGATCGACAGGACATCATTTACGATTGGCGGAAAAGCCGTTTACTACCAGAAACGATTTTACAGAAGCGACAAGGTCATTTACGAAATGACGCTTGAACGGAATCAAAACGATCCGACTTCAACTGAAATGCCGCTCAAGGAATTTGTGCCTGTGTTTAAATCCCAATAA
- a CDS encoding pitrilysin family protein: MIINKMKQLSILCMMLLFAASCATQEQATQQSAQPVDVNSLEYPDLNPYQIPDIETFELDNGITFYLVEDDEVPLINLNMIVRAGSFMEPAEKVGLSSIMTNAMRNGGSEAYPEEELNQLLEDRAARIEFGMGRTSGSASLNVLKEDFNELLPVLVDVMTNPLMPQEKIDLAIRQQRSGISRRNDDAQQVGFREFQKLIYGEDSPQARVTELYTLDEITRDDLIEFHSKAYTGENLMIGLVGDFKVEEIRPLLEEAFADIPAGERNELEFDEIDYEFEPSIHFVDKRDVNQSVVLMGHIGGFRDNPDYAALQAMNEVLSGGFSGRLFQNVRSDQGLAYSVFGNYGSSALYRGQFYAGVFTRSEATAEAIEAVRNEMKKLQDEPVSTEELEDTRNSILNSLVFRTDSRSSVLNQRMSNEYLGLPADAFETYIEELREITPEDIQRVAREYMRPEEMKILVVGNGAELGDQLEQFGTVQEVDITIRETLEEEEVIAGDAAAGRDWLDRMATAVISQGDLSGDLIFEADNTVNTPQGEMVMEMRQTINFASEKLISEISAPFGQVTMRLEDGEGRMVMGGNEMPMQPQQKEQVLAELYRNHIYLALNKDDLDVDFMGMEEISGNQYAHIRINDEIALNLYLDPDTNLPMVTTYRQFDPQAGETVTVRIESADWRESSGVMMPYEMIGFSGDTQQSRTVIQSHHIE; this comes from the coding sequence ATGATAATCAATAAAATGAAACAGCTTTCAATACTTTGCATGATGCTTCTATTCGCAGCATCGTGTGCTACACAGGAACAGGCAACGCAACAGAGCGCACAGCCTGTAGATGTAAACAGCCTGGAATATCCCGATTTGAATCCATACCAGATTCCGGATATTGAGACTTTCGAGCTGGATAACGGCATCACGTTTTATCTCGTTGAAGATGATGAGGTGCCGCTGATCAATCTGAATATGATTGTTCGTGCGGGTTCCTTTATGGAACCGGCTGAAAAAGTGGGTCTTTCCTCCATCATGACAAATGCCATGCGAAATGGCGGTTCAGAAGCATATCCCGAAGAGGAACTCAATCAACTGCTTGAAGACCGGGCAGCAAGAATTGAGTTCGGAATGGGACGCACCAGCGGTTCCGCTTCCTTGAACGTTCTGAAAGAGGATTTCAATGAACTGTTGCCGGTTTTAGTGGATGTGATGACAAATCCATTAATGCCTCAAGAGAAAATTGATCTTGCAATTCGTCAGCAGCGTTCTGGTATCTCCAGGAGAAATGATGATGCTCAACAGGTTGGATTTCGTGAATTTCAAAAACTGATTTACGGTGAAGATTCTCCCCAGGCCCGGGTTACAGAGCTTTATACGCTGGATGAAATCACACGCGATGATTTGATTGAGTTTCACAGCAAGGCGTATACCGGGGAAAACCTGATGATCGGCCTCGTAGGTGATTTTAAAGTCGAAGAGATCAGGCCGCTTCTCGAAGAGGCGTTTGCGGATATTCCGGCAGGAGAAAGAAATGAACTTGAATTTGATGAGATCGACTATGAGTTCGAGCCATCTATCCACTTTGTGGATAAGCGGGATGTAAATCAGTCCGTGGTATTGATGGGGCATATTGGCGGATTCCGCGACAACCCGGATTATGCTGCACTTCAGGCGATGAACGAAGTGTTGAGCGGTGGATTCTCGGGGCGTCTTTTCCAGAATGTACGGTCTGATCAGGGTCTGGCCTATTCTGTGTTTGGAAACTATGGAAGCAGCGCGCTCTACAGGGGACAGTTCTATGCCGGAGTGTTTACGCGCAGTGAAGCTACTGCCGAAGCCATAGAAGCGGTTCGCAACGAAATGAAAAAACTGCAGGATGAGCCGGTTAGCACAGAGGAACTTGAAGATACGCGTAACTCCATTCTGAACTCACTCGTTTTCAGAACTGATAGTCGAAGCAGTGTGCTAAATCAGCGGATGAGTAATGAATATTTAGGATTGCCGGCAGATGCGTTTGAAACGTATATCGAAGAACTTCGCGAGATTACACCGGAAGATATTCAGCGGGTTGCCCGCGAATACATGCGGCCGGAGGAGATGAAAATTCTGGTGGTTGGAAACGGAGCTGAACTGGGTGATCAGCTTGAGCAGTTTGGCACAGTTCAGGAAGTAGATATCACTATTCGCGAAACTCTTGAAGAGGAAGAAGTGATTGCGGGTGACGCCGCTGCCGGCCGTGACTGGTTGGATCGAATGGCTACAGCAGTGATTTCACAGGGTGATCTTTCCGGCGATTTGATTTTTGAAGCGGATAACACCGTCAATACTCCTCAGGGTGAAATGGTGATGGAAATGCGGCAAACCATCAATTTTGCATCCGAGAAGTTAATTTCTGAAATCAGTGCCCCATTTGGTCAGGTTACCATGCGTCTCGAAGATGGAGAAGGCCGGATGGTGATGGGCGGAAATGAGATGCCGATGCAGCCTCAGCAGAAAGAGCAAGTGCTGGCCGAACTCTATCGAAACCACATTTATCTTGCACTTAACAAAGATGATCTCGATGTGGATTTTATGGGGATGGAAGAAATCTCTGGAAATCAGTATGCACACATACGGATTAACGATGAGATTGCCCTGAACCTGTATCTTGATCCGGACACAAATCTGCCGATGGTTACAACCTATCGACAGTTCGATCCGCAGGCTGGTGAAACAGTTACCGTACGAATTGAGTCTGCCGACTGGCGCGAAAGCAGCGGTGTGATGATGCCTTACGAAATGATCGGATTTTCTGGTGACACACAACAGAGCCGCACTGTAATTCAATCACATCATATTGAGTGA
- a CDS encoding glycosyltransferase family protein, which yields MKILYGIQGTGHGHISRAREILPILSQKAEVDLLISGTNCKLKLDNPDISYRTGLSLTYDSNGGVSYLQTALSLNPIRFLKDVKDLEIESYDLVVSDYEPISSWAAMKVGKRCIGLSHQAAFLSSRTPRPSRTSVFAEQILKHFAPSHKAIGFHFLRYDRFIEGPIIRSDVRNLNPVDGDHISVYLPAYDHRNLISIFRQCGSVRWEIFSPLCGESYTTQNVTVNPVGNESFLKSLESCSGVLTSAGFETCAESIYLGKKLMVVPIKNQYEQLCNAMALEKMGVPVQFELGEYSVNPIQKWLKDSSRAVLPEIADTEKITDKLIRYAGGKKPIPKQKEVNKKGAILLP from the coding sequence ATGAAAATACTATATGGAATTCAAGGCACCGGGCACGGACACATCAGCAGAGCGCGTGAAATTCTGCCGATTTTATCACAAAAAGCTGAGGTTGATCTGCTTATCAGTGGTACCAACTGTAAACTAAAACTTGACAACCCTGATATTTCATACCGCACCGGGCTGAGCCTTACATACGATTCAAACGGTGGAGTATCCTATCTTCAAACAGCTCTCAGCCTGAACCCCATCCGGTTTTTGAAAGATGTGAAAGACCTGGAAATCGAATCCTACGATCTTGTGGTGAGTGACTACGAACCCATTAGTTCATGGGCTGCAATGAAAGTGGGAAAACGGTGCATTGGATTGAGCCACCAGGCTGCATTTTTATCAAGCAGAACTCCGCGTCCGTCCCGAACTTCGGTTTTTGCAGAACAGATTCTGAAACATTTTGCACCCTCTCATAAAGCAATAGGCTTTCATTTCCTTCGGTATGATCGATTTATAGAGGGACCAATCATCCGGTCTGACGTCAGAAATCTTAACCCTGTGGATGGCGATCATATCTCGGTCTACCTCCCTGCCTATGATCACCGAAACCTGATTTCCATCTTCCGGCAGTGTGGTTCGGTTCGATGGGAAATCTTTTCTCCGTTGTGTGGTGAATCGTATACCACGCAAAATGTAACTGTGAACCCGGTTGGCAACGAGAGTTTTCTTAAAAGTCTCGAATCGTGCTCCGGAGTTCTTACCAGCGCCGGATTTGAAACCTGTGCCGAATCAATTTACCTGGGGAAAAAACTGATGGTGGTCCCAATCAAAAATCAGTACGAACAGTTATGCAATGCAATGGCACTCGAAAAGATGGGAGTGCCGGTACAGTTCGAACTCGGTGAGTATTCTGTTAACCCAATCCAGAAATGGCTAAAAGATTCATCCCGGGCAGTTCTTCCGGAAATTGCAGATACAGAAAAAATCACGGATAAACTGATTCGATATGCAGGCGGGAAAAAACCGATCCCAAAACAAAAAGAGGTCAACAAGAAGGGAGCAATATTGCTGCCATAA
- a CDS encoding DinB family protein, with product MNPSSSLRKEQLLSGDLPEKEYAPYYQTYTSLCRGENLLKCLADGKENFLALAATLTNEKALYRYEEKKWSLKEVIGHITDTERIMAFRALSFARGEKAEFPGYDHNAYVDEANFDERPLNELLTDYIHLRQSTIDLFESFSPEMLLRTGTASKCLFSVRALGFIIAGHERHHMKIIKNKYLPGLT from the coding sequence ATGAACCCATCTTCATCGTTACGTAAAGAGCAATTATTGTCTGGTGATCTCCCGGAAAAGGAGTATGCGCCTTACTATCAAACCTACACATCATTATGCAGGGGAGAGAACCTTTTGAAGTGCCTGGCGGACGGGAAAGAGAATTTCCTTGCGCTTGCTGCAACGTTGACAAATGAGAAGGCGCTCTATCGGTATGAAGAAAAAAAATGGTCATTAAAAGAAGTGATAGGTCATATCACCGATACGGAACGGATAATGGCGTTTCGGGCGCTATCATTTGCCAGGGGTGAAAAAGCTGAGTTCCCCGGATACGACCATAATGCGTACGTAGATGAAGCTAATTTTGATGAAAGGCCGCTAAATGAATTGCTAACGGATTATATCCATCTCCGGCAATCGACAATAGATCTGTTTGAATCATTTTCACCTGAGATGCTGCTTCGGACCGGAACAGCCAGCAAATGTCTTTTTTCTGTTCGGGCTCTCGGATTTATCATTGCTGGTCACGAGAGGCACCACATGAAAATTATAAAGAATAAGTATCTGCCGGGATTGACCTGA
- a CDS encoding NAD(P)/FAD-dependent oxidoreductase codes for MESSAIKTLLIVGGGHASLPVIKMGRKWKEHDISIRLISAKPYLIYSGALPQFMAGFYEWNQTAVDLKNLCERCDVPFTAGRVISVNEKKNTVTTSEGSTISYDYLLLNVGASTRPVIDGENISPVKPMSKLLKLREKLVSGSVRKLLIIGGGAAGSELAMNVSHPEFKHSSDITIIDNNDRLLSSYPAKLSDEVTSILKERGVAVITGEETSTGFTKAFDEVILAAGNQPGSVSINHNFKTGTKGRILTEESLRVRGNPTVFAAGDVADVNGKDYQQIGVHAVKQGIVLRKNIKAAILGRPLTNYKPYFTNPLIISNGPDSAFFIMNRWVLKGRMYAVLKYVLDMRWLDKYTKTPEQRKSDVKLFREGVNRSGKK; via the coding sequence ATGGAATCATCCGCTATAAAAACCTTACTAATCGTTGGCGGAGGTCATGCCTCGCTGCCGGTTATCAAGATGGGGAGAAAGTGGAAAGAGCATGATATCAGCATCAGACTGATATCGGCAAAGCCGTACCTGATTTACTCCGGCGCACTGCCGCAATTTATGGCGGGATTTTATGAATGGAATCAAACCGCCGTTGACCTGAAAAATCTGTGTGAACGCTGCGACGTGCCATTTACAGCAGGCAGAGTCATATCGGTCAATGAGAAAAAGAATACAGTAACCACCTCAGAAGGCAGTACCATTTCTTATGATTACCTTCTTTTGAATGTGGGAGCATCAACCAGGCCGGTTATTGACGGAGAAAATATTTCGCCCGTGAAGCCGATGTCGAAGCTGCTGAAACTCAGGGAGAAATTAGTGTCCGGTTCGGTGCGGAAGCTTCTGATCATCGGGGGAGGAGCAGCCGGGTCTGAACTTGCCATGAACGTTTCACATCCTGAATTTAAGCACAGTTCAGACATTACGATTATTGATAACAATGATCGCTTGCTCTCATCTTACCCCGCTAAGCTGTCGGATGAAGTTACATCTATTTTGAAAGAGCGGGGTGTGGCAGTGATTACCGGGGAAGAAACTTCAACTGGCTTCACCAAAGCGTTTGATGAAGTAATTCTTGCGGCGGGCAACCAGCCGGGATCCGTTTCAATAAATCACAATTTCAAAACCGGTACAAAAGGTCGCATATTAACTGAAGAGTCGCTCCGGGTGCGGGGAAATCCTACCGTTTTTGCGGCGGGTGATGTGGCTGATGTGAACGGGAAAGATTATCAACAGATTGGCGTACATGCGGTGAAGCAGGGAATTGTACTCAGGAAAAATATCAAAGCGGCTATTCTCGGCCGGCCGCTGACCAACTACAAACCCTACTTCACGAATCCCCTGATTATTTCAAACGGGCCAGATTCTGCTTTTTTCATCATGAACCGATGGGTTCTGAAGGGCAGGATGTATGCCGTGTTGAAGTATGTGCTGGATATGCGCTGGCTTGATAAGTACACAAAAACTCCGGAGCAAAGAAAATCGGACGTTAAGTTGTTCAGAGAAGGAGTAAATCGATCCGGCAAAAAATAA
- a CDS encoding UDP-2,3-diacylglucosamine diphosphatase: protein MKKRSLDIVVLSDIHLGTVGCHALELLQYLNSIDPKMIILNGDFIDVWNFRKYYWPESHMMVLRTLLTKMANGTDIYYLTGNHDEVLRKVSSLQLGPLFIRDKLVLELKGEKVWIFHGDIFDVTMKHSKWIAKIGGKGYEMLIMINKLMNWFSIKMGRGKISLSKRIKNSVKKAVQFIDNFENTAIDLAIDQNYDYVICGHIHQPKIRGFSNDKGSVIYMNSGDWVENLTALEYDGEQWSMFRYKEEDFISEKRIEKILQIKSNGSKMVIG from the coding sequence ATGAAAAAAAGATCTCTTGATATAGTTGTCCTTTCTGATATCCATTTGGGAACTGTAGGCTGCCATGCCCTTGAACTACTTCAATATCTGAACTCCATTGATCCGAAAATGATCATCCTGAATGGTGATTTTATCGATGTATGGAATTTCAGAAAATACTATTGGCCGGAGTCTCACATGATGGTGCTGCGAACGCTGCTCACAAAAATGGCGAACGGAACAGATATCTATTACCTCACGGGCAACCATGATGAGGTGCTGCGTAAAGTGTCGAGTCTTCAACTGGGCCCGCTTTTTATTCGTGATAAACTGGTGCTTGAATTAAAAGGTGAAAAGGTGTGGATCTTTCATGGCGATATATTTGACGTTACGATGAAGCATTCCAAATGGATCGCCAAAATCGGCGGTAAAGGGTATGAAATGCTGATTATGATCAATAAACTCATGAATTGGTTTTCCATCAAAATGGGCCGCGGAAAAATATCCCTCTCCAAACGAATTAAGAACAGTGTAAAAAAAGCGGTTCAGTTTATCGACAATTTCGAAAATACTGCGATCGATCTCGCTATCGACCAGAATTACGATTACGTGATTTGCGGGCATATTCATCAGCCAAAAATCCGAGGATTCAGCAATGATAAGGGCTCTGTAATCTATATGAACTCCGGTGACTGGGTTGAAAACCTAACCGCGCTGGAGTACGATGGCGAGCAGTGGAGCATGTTTCGATATAAAGAAGAAGATTTTATCTCTGAAAAGAGAATCGAAAAGATTCTTCAAATCAAATCCAATGGTTCAAAAATGGTTATCGGATGA
- a CDS encoding DsrE family protein: MTALSGNDNSSEDLFMVLTSGDAETQMMAMVLATQSANQDVAVRVLLCSEAGELAIRGVESPEFAPANRSPKQLLNGLIDRGVNVEVCGIFLPNREYTEEDLTDGIGVAAPPEVAEYMRREGVRYFTF, translated from the coding sequence ATGACTGCACTATCCGGCAATGACAATTCATCAGAAGACCTTTTTATGGTACTCACTTCCGGTGATGCTGAAACGCAAATGATGGCGATGGTACTTGCAACTCAATCCGCCAATCAGGATGTAGCTGTCCGGGTTCTTCTCTGTAGTGAAGCCGGCGAACTGGCGATCAGAGGTGTGGAATCTCCCGAATTTGCCCCCGCCAACCGTTCCCCGAAACAGCTGCTGAACGGACTAATCGACCGCGGTGTAAACGTAGAAGTCTGTGGAATTTTCTTGCCTAACCGGGAGTATACGGAAGAGGATCTAACTGATGGTATTGGGGTTGCCGCTCCGCCTGAGGTCGCAGAATATATGAGGAGAGAAGGTGTGAGATATTTCACATTCTGA
- a CDS encoding PAS domain S-box protein → MNISASHILAVFRNLPGATLIVNADQPDFTIYEVNDAHLRFTGLKRENIVGKKMFDIFPGSTEKGLSDSARSLKGSFEKVLYTGESDQLETLRYDIEMPDTGEFVERHWKITNTPVFDESGKIIFIANSAKDVTKRVRSEKRNLLYREKLLKNKKKLDSILNHSPDIICTIDDEGRFVQLNRAVKKILKYSPEELEGKKYINYVTPEDVEKTNRAAAIIRNGRPLHNFENRYICADGGRVPLIWSVRWDSEDQLMYATARNGTEKVEAERELRERREFIETTLENLPIGIAVNTVSDGSTQLINKKFSEIYGWPQEKLQNVEMFFERVYPDPEYREEIQKMVLAGINTGKPEKMVWDNIEITTQKGEKKNITARNIPIPDQGLMISTVLDITKQKEYERELESSVKEKEVLLAEIHHRVKNNLAVVSSLMQMQVFKAEDEQLEKKLYDSMFRINTMATIHEILYQSGSFSNMNFSEIIKKLITNLQKVWLADKNIIHNIEEEPVQLNINQAIPCALLVNEVMSNTYKHAFSGREKGTVDVKLRGENGRVFVEINDNGIGLPEDFETKETDSLGIQLIRVLTAQLKGESGFKSSQSGTSFKLSFDKIHTGMPESVE, encoded by the coding sequence ATGAATATATCAGCCAGCCACATTCTTGCGGTGTTCAGAAATTTGCCAGGCGCAACGTTAATTGTTAATGCAGATCAACCGGATTTCACAATATATGAAGTGAATGATGCGCATCTTAGGTTCACAGGTTTAAAGAGGGAAAATATAGTTGGTAAAAAGATGTTTGATATTTTTCCGGGCAGCACCGAAAAAGGCCTTTCCGATTCGGCCAGGTCCCTAAAAGGCTCATTTGAAAAAGTATTATATACCGGAGAATCTGATCAGCTTGAAACGCTACGGTATGATATTGAGATGCCAGATACCGGGGAGTTTGTTGAACGGCATTGGAAGATTACAAACACGCCTGTTTTTGATGAAAGCGGTAAGATCATTTTTATCGCGAATTCAGCGAAGGATGTAACAAAGAGAGTCCGGTCGGAGAAAAGGAACCTTTTGTATCGTGAAAAACTCCTGAAGAATAAAAAAAAGCTGGATAGCATCCTGAATCATTCGCCGGATATCATCTGCACGATTGACGATGAGGGCAGATTTGTTCAACTGAATCGTGCGGTAAAAAAAATATTAAAATACTCTCCAGAGGAGCTGGAGGGTAAGAAATATATTAATTATGTAACCCCCGAGGATGTAGAGAAAACCAACAGAGCTGCCGCCATAATCAGAAATGGACGTCCGCTGCACAACTTTGAGAATCGGTATATCTGTGCCGATGGAGGAAGGGTGCCATTGATTTGGTCGGTGCGATGGGATTCAGAAGATCAATTGATGTATGCAACTGCCCGAAACGGTACGGAAAAAGTAGAGGCTGAACGTGAGCTTAGGGAAAGAAGAGAATTTATTGAAACGACGCTTGAAAACCTGCCTATTGGAATTGCTGTGAATACGGTAAGCGACGGATCTACGCAGTTGATAAATAAAAAGTTCTCTGAAATCTACGGCTGGCCACAGGAAAAATTGCAAAATGTTGAGATGTTTTTTGAACGGGTTTATCCCGATCCTGAGTATCGTGAAGAGATACAGAAAATGGTCTTAGCCGGGATAAACACAGGTAAACCGGAGAAAATGGTATGGGACAATATCGAGATCACCACACAGAAAGGTGAAAAAAAGAATATCACGGCACGAAATATCCCAATTCCAGACCAGGGCCTGATGATTTCTACTGTTCTTGACATCACCAAACAAAAAGAATATGAACGGGAGCTGGAATCATCCGTAAAAGAGAAAGAAGTGCTTCTTGCCGAGATTCATCACAGGGTGAAAAATAATCTCGCAGTAGTATCCAGCCTGATGCAGATGCAGGTTTTTAAAGCAGAAGATGAACAGCTCGAAAAGAAACTGTATGACAGCATGTTTCGAATCAATACGATGGCTACGATTCACGAGATATTATACCAGTCTGGCAGCTTTTCAAATATGAATTTTTCCGAGATCATCAAAAAATTGATCACCAACCTTCAGAAAGTGTGGCTTGCTGATAAAAATATTATTCATAACATCGAAGAAGAACCTGTTCAATTGAATATAAATCAGGCAATTCCGTGTGCTTTGCTGGTTAACGAAGTGATGTCAAATACATATAAACATGCATTTTCCGGAAGAGAAAAGGGTACTGTTGATGTGAAACTTCGAGGTGAGAATGGGAGAGTATTTGTAGAAATAAACGATAATGGAATAGGGCTGCCGGAAGATTTTGAAACAAAAGAGACGGATTCACTCGGAATTCAACTAATCAGGGTATTAACGGCACAGTTAAAAGGAGAGTCAGGGTTTAAGAGCAGCCAATCGGGGACATCCTTTAAACTTTCTTTCGATAAAATTCATACTGGTATGCCGGAATCGGTTGAGTAG
- a CDS encoding pitrilysin family protein — protein sequence MLKNNKSILRLLLAAIILLPAHLVNAQNLETFEQNVTEFTLDNGLHFIIVERNVAPVAHFFTLVDVGSANEPVGRTGIAHIYEHMVFKGSKTIGTTNYEEEVKYIDQMDDAYKAWLREYNKFEPDEEKLDELWAAFQELQEKAGEFVVNNEFTQIIEREGASGVNAFASTDATGYFYSLPQNKAELWFMLEADRFINPVMREFYIEKDVIYEERRQRTDSNPFGRLLEEFASTAYSAHPYKNPIVGWPSDIRNTTIADTWEYHDKFYAPSSFTITIVGDVDPAEMRRLAEKYFNPMEYKDPAPELLVEEPEQRGERRFVIEEQSQPIYMEGYHTVNNQHPDYQALNLLAGILTNGRTSRLYRKMVVEDQSALQVGAQNGYPGSKYQGMFIKFVIPNQGVDMADVEQTLRDEQKKIIEEGVTEEELERVRTNTRAGLVRTLTSNTGIARTLAFAHVNGGDWRTAFTDLERLNDVTVEDIQRVAETYLKKSNRTVGMIQNVQDDGEMVSN from the coding sequence ATGTTAAAAAACAACAAATCAATCTTGAGGCTGTTACTTGCGGCAATTATTTTATTGCCGGCACATCTTGTAAATGCCCAGAATCTCGAAACATTTGAACAGAACGTAACTGAGTTTACGCTGGACAACGGCCTTCACTTCATCATCGTAGAAAGAAACGTGGCACCTGTTGCACATTTCTTTACACTTGTTGATGTGGGATCAGCCAATGAACCGGTGGGCAGAACCGGGATCGCTCATATATATGAGCACATGGTTTTCAAAGGAAGTAAAACCATTGGAACAACGAACTACGAAGAGGAGGTCAAATATATCGACCAGATGGACGACGCCTATAAAGCGTGGTTGAGAGAGTATAACAAATTTGAACCGGACGAAGAGAAGCTGGATGAACTGTGGGCAGCATTTCAGGAGCTGCAGGAAAAAGCCGGGGAATTTGTAGTGAATAATGAGTTTACTCAGATTATCGAAAGGGAAGGTGCCTCGGGAGTGAATGCATTCGCTTCTACCGACGCAACCGGATATTTCTACAGCCTGCCGCAAAATAAAGCCGAGCTTTGGTTTATGCTGGAAGCCGATCGTTTTATCAACCCGGTAATGCGTGAATTTTACATTGAGAAAGATGTGATTTATGAAGAGCGGCGACAGCGAACAGATTCAAACCCATTTGGCCGATTGCTGGAAGAATTTGCTTCCACAGCATATTCTGCCCATCCTTATAAAAACCCTATTGTAGGCTGGCCGTCTGATATCCGAAACACAACGATTGCAGATACCTGGGAGTACCACGATAAATTTTATGCACCGTCAAGTTTTACAATTACGATTGTTGGCGATGTAGATCCCGCTGAAATGAGACGCCTTGCTGAGAAATACTTCAATCCGATGGAGTATAAGGATCCTGCACCGGAGCTTCTGGTTGAAGAACCTGAACAGCGCGGCGAACGGCGGTTTGTGATTGAAGAGCAGTCCCAGCCGATCTATATGGAAGGATATCACACGGTAAACAATCAGCACCCTGACTACCAGGCACTCAACCTCCTGGCAGGAATTTTAACCAACGGACGAACATCACGCCTCTACAGAAAAATGGTTGTAGAAGATCAATCAGCACTGCAGGTTGGTGCACAGAATGGATATCCGGGAAGTAAATACCAGGGGATGTTCATCAAATTTGTGATACCAAACCAGGGAGTGGATATGGCTGATGTGGAACAAACACTTCGGGATGAGCAGAAAAAAATTATTGAAGAAGGCGTAACGGAAGAGGAGCTTGAAAGAGTACGTACCAATACGCGTGCCGGTCTCGTGCGAACACTTACCTCGAACACCGGTATTGCGCGCACACTTGCGTTCGCTCACGTAAATGGCGGCGACTGGAGAACCGCATTCACCGACCTGGAGCGATTGAATGATGTTACTGTTGAGGATATACAGCGAGTGGCAGAAACCTATCTCAAGAAAAGTAACCGCACGGTGGGGATGATACAAAATGTGCAGGACGACGGCGAAATGGTAAGTAATTAA